One window of the Chloroflexota bacterium genome contains the following:
- a CDS encoding radical SAM protein, producing MKYIIYDSSMLKYQLANHESGQCDCDCDCACAVTPCADFTTADFTGTWRAVDAQIIPFSDGWQGMFTPGGFVPLAVLNPSAYDLWTRFQQTQNIDLLNLSEEETQAALEMASAGLLVPQTEQSSTFNLQPSAFLSAWLHLTDRCNLRCAYCYLPHVREDMTAETGRAAVDATFRSALAHGYETVKLKYAGGEPLLRFPLILELHQYAQQLAEEYNLELDGVVLSNGTLLTEAIITNLQSHNLRLMISLDGMGDWHDTQRPYAGGRGTFQDVAEAVELALDHALVPHISITVSGRNAEGLPAIIAWVLERDLPFSVNFYRQNDLSVTHTDLKLEEEKIIAGMLAAFDVIEDTLPEHSLLASLTDRANLAVPHERTCSVGHDYLVFDQNGRVAKCQMMMNEAVADVHTEDPLQRIRTDQLGVQNISVEEKAGCRDCDWKFWCAGGCPLETFRATGRYDVQSPNCNIYKAIFPEVLRLEGLRLLKQAGELA from the coding sequence TGAGTCAGGTCAGTGTGATTGCGATTGCGACTGCGCCTGCGCTGTTACCCCCTGCGCCGACTTCACCACGGCTGATTTTACAGGTACCTGGCGCGCGGTTGATGCCCAAATCATCCCCTTTTCAGATGGCTGGCAAGGCATGTTCACACCCGGCGGTTTTGTTCCGTTGGCGGTTCTCAATCCTTCTGCCTACGATCTCTGGACGCGCTTTCAACAAACCCAAAATATTGACTTACTCAATTTGTCAGAAGAAGAAACCCAGGCCGCCCTCGAAATGGCCTCCGCCGGATTGCTGGTGCCGCAAACTGAACAATCTTCAACCTTCAACCTTCAACCTTCTGCATTTCTCTCCGCCTGGCTGCACCTCACCGACCGCTGCAACCTGCGCTGCGCATACTGCTACCTGCCGCATGTGCGCGAAGATATGACCGCCGAAACCGGTCGTGCTGCCGTGGATGCTACCTTCCGCTCGGCGCTGGCGCATGGCTATGAAACCGTCAAGCTCAAATACGCCGGTGGTGAGCCGTTGCTGCGCTTCCCGTTGATTTTGGAATTGCACCAATACGCCCAACAACTTGCCGAAGAATATAATCTTGAACTTGACGGTGTTGTGCTTTCTAACGGAACCCTGCTCACCGAGGCAATCATCACTAATCTCCAATCCCACAACCTGCGCTTGATGATTTCCCTCGATGGTATGGGCGACTGGCACGATACGCAACGTCCGTATGCCGGAGGGCGTGGCACGTTCCAGGATGTCGCCGAAGCGGTGGAATTGGCGCTTGACCATGCGCTTGTGCCGCATATTTCGATTACCGTCAGTGGGCGTAATGCTGAGGGTTTGCCAGCGATCATCGCCTGGGTGCTGGAGCGGGATTTGCCGTTCAGCGTTAACTTTTACCGCCAGAATGATTTATCCGTCACACACACGGATTTGAAACTCGAAGAAGAAAAAATCATCGCTGGGATGCTGGCGGCTTTTGATGTGATCGAAGATACTTTGCCGGAACACAGTTTGCTGGCATCATTGACCGACCGGGCTAACCTGGCTGTGCCGCATGAGCGCACTTGTTCAGTCGGACACGATTATCTGGTCTTCGACCAAAATGGACGCGTGGCGAAGTGCCAGATGATGATGAATGAGGCAGTCGCCGATGTCCATACCGAAGACCCATTGCAACGGATCCGCACTGACCAACTTGGCGTACAGAATATCTCTGTGGAAGAAAAAGCAGGCTGCCGCGACTGCGACTGGAAATTCTGGTGTGCGGGTGGATGCCCCCTCGAAACGTTCCGCGCTACGGGGCGCTACGATGTTCAATCTCCCAATTGCAATATTTATAAAGCCATATTCCCCGAAGTTTTACGTCTCGAAGGCTTGCGCCTGCTGAAGCAAGCTGGCGAACTCGCCTGA
- the rny gene encoding ribonuclease Y, with protein sequence MIPFIFPLFALLIGAAIGYSIKAYLAHQANQRLVEQSENILTKAEQKAHEIVLEARDEILKERQETEEEIARRRQEVSRSEDRLQRRHDQLDKRSERLEQREQSLNNRQSTLDRQTNAIEKIEGEAREKLEKIARMNAEEARSILLAEVEKGARDDMARIIRQVEAEAQEEGDRRARKLVADAIQRVASEHVVEVTSSNVVLPSDDMKGRIIGRNGRNIHAFERAAGVDVIVDDTPEAITISSFDPVRREVARRSMEKLVLDGRIHPAHIEKIVKKEGKEVERVIVEAGEEAAFEAGVPGLHKEIIKKLGRLKFRTSYGQNQLAHAVESAKLASVIAAELGANVELAKAGGLLHDLGKAMDHNVEGTHAGIGAEFALRYGVPPLVVNTIAAHHHEVEQETVEAVIVEAADAISGARPGARRESVEQYIKRVRALEEIANTHEGVRETYALQAGREIRVFVHPENVDDLASIQLARDISKQIEETMQYPGQIKVTVIRETRATDYAK encoded by the coding sequence ATCATCCCCTTTATCTTTCCACTGTTCGCACTGCTGATTGGTGCAGCAATAGGCTATTCTATAAAAGCCTATCTGGCTCATCAGGCCAATCAAAGGCTGGTTGAGCAGAGCGAAAATATTCTTACAAAAGCTGAACAAAAAGCCCATGAAATTGTATTGGAAGCGCGCGACGAAATTCTAAAAGAGCGCCAGGAAACTGAAGAAGAAATTGCCCGACGGCGGCAGGAAGTTTCGCGCTCGGAAGATCGCCTGCAACGGCGCCACGACCAGCTCGACAAACGTTCCGAACGCCTCGAACAGCGCGAGCAATCGCTGAATAATCGTCAAAGCACGCTTGATCGTCAGACGAACGCCATTGAAAAAATCGAAGGCGAGGCCCGTGAAAAGCTGGAGAAAATTGCCCGCATGAATGCGGAAGAAGCCCGTAGTATTTTGCTGGCTGAGGTCGAAAAAGGTGCCCGTGACGATATGGCACGCATTATCCGGCAGGTTGAAGCCGAAGCCCAAGAAGAAGGCGACCGCCGCGCTCGCAAACTGGTGGCCGATGCCATTCAGCGAGTGGCTTCTGAGCATGTGGTCGAAGTGACTTCATCCAATGTTGTGCTCCCCTCTGATGATATGAAAGGCCGCATTATTGGCCGCAACGGGCGCAATATTCATGCCTTTGAACGCGCTGCCGGGGTGGATGTGATCGTTGATGACACGCCTGAGGCGATTACGATCTCGAGTTTTGATCCGGTACGCCGCGAGGTGGCCCGACGCTCGATGGAAAAACTGGTGCTGGATGGGCGCATTCATCCGGCGCATATTGAAAAGATCGTCAAAAAAGAAGGCAAAGAAGTTGAGCGGGTGATTGTTGAAGCCGGTGAGGAGGCCGCTTTTGAAGCTGGCGTTCCCGGGCTGCATAAAGAGATTATCAAGAAATTGGGGCGGCTCAAATTCCGCACGTCTTACGGACAAAATCAGTTGGCGCACGCGGTCGAATCGGCCAAGTTGGCATCTGTGATTGCAGCAGAATTGGGCGCCAATGTAGAACTCGCCAAAGCGGGCGGCTTGCTGCACGACCTTGGCAAAGCCATGGATCACAACGTTGAAGGCACGCACGCCGGAATTGGGGCGGAATTTGCCCTGCGCTACGGGGTTCCCCCGTTGGTGGTGAATACCATCGCCGCGCATCATCATGAAGTCGAACAGGAAACTGTGGAAGCTGTGATCGTTGAAGCCGCGGATGCCATCTCCGGAGCGCGACCCGGGGCGCGGCGAGAGAGCGTGGAACAATATATCAAGCGGGTACGCGCACTCGAAGAGATTGCCAACACCCATGAGGGCGTGCGCGAAACCTACGCCCTGCAAGCGGGTCGCGAAATCCGCGTCTTCGTACATCCCGAAAACGTGGATGATTTGGCATCAATCCAGTTGGCCCGCGACATCTCCAAACAAATCGAAGAGACGATGCAGTACCCCGGCCAGATCAAGGTAACGGTGATCCGCGAGACACGCGCTACCGATTATGCGAAGTAG
- the recA gene encoding recombinase RecA: MSNAQNKRSEILGESTLHRGNMYQIVDVISTGSLALDIALGVGGIPRGRIIEIFGPESSGKTTLAQHIVAETQKLGNTAAFIDMEHAFNPAYATICGVDANSLLVAQPETGEQALEITETLVRSGAVDLIVIDSVAALVPRTELEGNFGDEHQGLMARLMTQALRKLSGVLKQTSATIIFTNQIRYRIGKFYGNPETTPGGNALKFYASVRIDMRHLENIELDGEIIGNRARARVVKNKLAPPFRNAELNILHNKGISKTSEIVELACELEIISQQGAFYQFDNLALGQERHEIEVFLRQNRAIAEEIETAIRLALLPHPRMPLVH; encoded by the coding sequence ATGAGCAACGCTCAAAATAAGCGTTCCGAAATATTGGGTGAATCCACACTCCATCGGGGCAATATGTACCAGATCGTTGATGTTATCTCCACCGGTTCGCTTGCGCTGGATATTGCGCTGGGTGTAGGTGGCATCCCCCGGGGCCGCATTATAGAAATATTTGGCCCCGAATCTTCAGGAAAAACGACACTGGCACAACACATCGTCGCCGAGACGCAGAAGCTGGGTAATACCGCCGCTTTCATCGATATGGAGCACGCCTTCAACCCAGCCTATGCAACAATCTGCGGCGTCGATGCGAACAGCTTGCTTGTTGCTCAACCCGAAACCGGTGAACAAGCACTTGAAATCACCGAAACACTGGTACGCTCTGGCGCTGTTGACCTGATTGTGATCGACTCTGTTGCGGCGTTGGTGCCCCGAACCGAGTTGGAGGGCAATTTTGGCGACGAGCATCAAGGTTTGATGGCCCGCCTGATGACACAGGCTTTACGAAAACTTTCAGGCGTACTCAAACAAACCAGCGCCACTATTATCTTTACCAATCAAATCCGCTACAGAATTGGCAAATTCTATGGCAACCCCGAAACAACACCCGGGGGCAACGCCCTAAAATTTTATGCATCTGTCCGAATTGATATGCGCCATCTGGAGAATATCGAATTGGATGGAGAAATTATAGGCAATCGAGCGCGCGCACGCGTGGTCAAAAACAAACTTGCCCCGCCATTCCGCAATGCGGAACTTAACATTTTGCATAACAAAGGTATCTCCAAAACCAGCGAGATCGTTGAGTTAGCTTGTGAATTGGAGATCATCAGCCAGCAGGGTGCTTTTTATCAATTCGACAATCTAGCTCTGGGGCAAGAACGCCATGAAATTGAAGTGTTCTTGCGGCAAAACAGAGCAATCGCCGAAGAAATCGAAACCGCCATACGGCTGGCCTTATTACCGCATCCACGGATGCCACTTGTACATTGA